One Syntrophorhabdaceae bacterium DNA segment encodes these proteins:
- a CDS encoding methyltransferase domain-containing protein, producing MTLNIDLGCGQRKREGYVGVDALALPGVDIVHDLDVFPYPFDDNSAEKVWMDNILEHLKDPLKVMEEIYRISANGAEVVVSVPYFRSCYATIDPTHRNFFGVWWFSYFDPSHPFHDRYRYTCSQFRLERLEFDREFRGGRMGIFHRFLVRVAERHPYSYELRLSHLFPLNSLTYHLRVIK from the coding sequence ATGACTCTCAACATCGATCTTGGCTGCGGACAGAGGAAAAGGGAAGGGTATGTGGGCGTCGACGCCCTGGCGCTGCCGGGTGTGGACATTGTCCATGACCTCGATGTCTTTCCCTATCCCTTCGACGATAATTCAGCGGAAAAGGTCTGGATGGACAATATCCTGGAGCATCTCAAGGACCCCCTCAAGGTCATGGAAGAGATATATCGCATCAGCGCGAATGGGGCCGAGGTGGTCGTCAGCGTTCCCTATTTCAGGAGCTGTTATGCCACCATCGACCCGACGCACAGGAATTTCTTCGGCGTCTGGTGGTTCAGTTACTTCGACCCTTCGCATCCCTTCCACGATCGGTACAGGTATACCTGTTCGCAGTTCCGGCTGGAGAGGCTGGAATTCGACAGGGAATTCAGGGGCGGCAGGATGGGTATCTTCCACCGCTTCCTTGTCAGGGTGGCCGAGAGACATCCCTATTCATACGAACTGAGATTGTCCCATCTCTTTCCATTGAATTCTCTCACCTATCATTTGAGGGTTATAAAATGA